From the genome of Dermacentor andersoni chromosome 3, qqDerAnde1_hic_scaffold, whole genome shotgun sequence:
ACGGCACCCCTTCGTCATTATCGGTTGGGAGGAAGCGGATGCCATATGGGGTAAtcggtaactctttctttaaagtACGTTGCAGTATGTCCCATAAGAAGGTGGCATCTACGCAATCAAGAAAAATATGGTCGATAGTTTCTGGTTGCTTGCACAATAAGCAGTTTATCGTCCAAGGCACGAAGATACCCTTCTGCTCTAACCACGGTTTAACGGGCAGAGTTCTGGTGTGCAAGTAAAAGAAGAACGTTTTCACCGTGGACCGTACTGGCATCCGCTTCACCCTTTTCAGTACGTCTTTGCCTGCTCCTGTTGACAACATGGTGCGATACAGTGGTTCTGGCATACATACATCAACAACATCTTTGTACAGTTTCTTTCGTGTGACATTGCTTAGATACTGTAATGAGAACCGTGCTGCGAGGAACTCGTAAGACCAGACGACTTCTCGCAGGAAACCTCGTACTTTCGGCCCATCAACCCGATCAGACGACACAATAAACGCTGGCATAACGTCACACAATCGCATTTGAAACACAGTACgtaggaaagcattgctttgctcTCGCATAAAGAGAAATCTGGACACTACCTGTTTTAGAAACAAATGCGCCAAGCCCAGTCCGCCACTTTTCACTGACCGGAATAAATTTGTACGGCTTGTACGTTCCCAAGTTGATCCCCATATATACACTGCTAGCACCCTGTGGAGTCTTTGAATGCTTGCTCTCGTCGCACACAGTACTTGCAGAACGTACCAAATCTTGGCTACAAGAAAAAGGTTACATACTGTTGACCTTGCAAATATAGATAAGTCTCTCCCTCCAAATTTTGtcgatttttcttttatttgttccgCTTCATTTCTCCAATAATCACTAATGTCTTTGTAGTGATTTAAAGGCACCCCGAGGTATTTCGTTGGCGAAACCGTCCACTGCATGCTAGCTCAGGTTCGTTTAAAAACTTGAAGCAGAAGTTAAAACGAACctgagctagccgggcgcacagacataggccttgggatgcactactggtgtgtactaggtgagaaatattcgttagaagataggaggagaaaggggaataaatgagagtaagcgtgggtgcgcaacgagtgatccatggcaaggaaagaaaaaaacagcgcccaacgtggggctcgaacccacgaccctgagattaagagtctcatgctctaccgactgagctagccgggcgcacagacataggccttgggatgcactactggtgtgtactaggtgagaaatattcgttagaagataggaggagaaaggggaataaatgagagtaagcgtgggtgcgcaacgagtgcTCAATGGCAAGGAAAGcaaaaaacagcgcccaacgtggggctcgaacccacgaccctgagattaagagtctcatgctctatcgactgagctagccgggcggaCAGACATAGGCCTCgggatgcactactggtgtgtacttttttttttttttttctctattgccAGATTTCTGGTTCATAACTTTTCACAATAGAGAGTAATCACTGTAACGCAAACCAAAGTACAATATACATTTGCTGCTGGGTGAGAAATATTCGTTTgaagataggaggagaaaggggaataaatgagagtaagcgtgggtgcgcaacgagtgagccatggcaaggaaagaaaaaaacagcgcccaacgtggggctcgaacccacgaccctgagattaagagtctcatgctctaccgactgagctagccgggcgcacagacataggccttgggatgcactactggtgtgtactaggtgagaaatattcgttagaagataggaggagaaaggggaataaatgagagtaagcgtgggtgcgcaacgagtgatccatggcaaggaaagaaaaaaacagcgcccaacgtggggctcgaacccacgaccctgagattaagagtctcatgctctaccgactgagctagccgggcgaaCAGACATAGGTCTTGAgatgcactactggtgtgtactGGGTGAGAAATATCCGTTTgaagataggaggagaaaggggaataaatgagagtaagcgtgggtgcgcaacgagtgatccatggcaaggaaagaaaaaaacagcgcccaacgtggggctcgaacccacgaccctgagattaagagtctcatgctctaccgactgagctagccgggcgcacagacataggccttgggatgcactactggtgtgtactaggtgagaaatattcgttagaagataggaggagaaaggggaattatgagagtaagcgtgggtgcgcaacgagtgatcaatggcaaggaaagcaaaaaacagcgcccaacgtggggctcgaacccacgaccctgagattaagagtctcatgctctatcgactgagctagccgggcggaCAGACATAGGCCTCgggatgcactactggtgtgtactgggtgagaaatattcgtttgaagataggaggagaaaggggaataaatgagagtaagcgtgggtgcgcaacgagtgatccatggcaaggaaagaaaaaaacagcgcccaacgtggggctcgaacccacgaccctgagattaagagtctcatgctctaccgactgagctagccgggcgcacAGACATGGGCCTTgggatgcactactggtgtgtactaggtgagaaatattcgttagaagataggaggagaaaggggaataaatgagagtaagcgtgggtgcgcaacgagtgatcaatggcaaggaaagcaaaaaacagcgcccaacgtggggctcgaacccacgaccctgagattaagagtctcatgctctaccgactgagctagccgggcggacagacataggccttgggatgcactactggtgtgtactaggtgagaaatattcgttagaagataggaggagaaaggggaataaatgagagtaagcgtgggtgcgcaacgagtgaaTCATggctaggaaagaaaaaaacagcgcctaacgtggggctcgaacccacgaccctgagattaagagtctcatgctctaccgactgagctagccgggcgcacagacataggccttgggatgcactactggtgtgtactaggtgagaaatattcgttagaagataggaggagaaaggggaataaatgagagtaagcgtgggtgcgcaacgagtgatccacggcaaggaaagaaaaaaacagcgcccaacgtggggctcgaacccacgaccctgagattaagagtctcatgctctaccgactgagctagcagggcttttttttttctttattgccagatTTCTGGTTCATAACTTTTCACAATAGAGAGTAATCACTGTAACGCAAACC
Proteins encoded in this window:
- the LOC140216497 gene encoding uncharacterized protein, which encodes MQWTVSPTKYLGVPLNHYKDISDYWRNEAEQIKEKSTKFGGRDLSIFARSTVCNLFLVAKIWYVLQVLCATRASIQRLHRVLAVYIWGSTWERTSRTNLFRSVKSGGLGLAHLFLKQVVSRFLFMREQSNAFLRTVFQMRLCDVMPAFIVSSDRVDGPKVRGFLREVVWSYEFLAARFSLQYLSNVTRKKLYKDVVDVCMPEPLYRTMLSTGAGKDVLKRVKRMPVRSTVKTFFFYLHTRTLPVKPWLEQKGIFVPWTINCLLCKQPETIDHIFLDCVDATFLWDILQRTLKKELPITPYGIRFLPTDNDEGVPYDMFMALCLHSIWKTRMAVYHADVNAQPAREYFKESIAFIREIYKAQIDPPPWMPVLDALVNLKRF